A segment of the Flavobacterium azooxidireducens genome:
CTTTTTGATGACGTTGAATATTTATTCCAACTTTGAAAAATATAATATTCTGCTGATGGCAAATCGTTGCTGTTTAATGGCTTTCCATTTTTATCAACTAATTTATTTACGAAAGAAGAAAGCGTTGTGGTAGAATCATTAGTGCAAGGAGCATAATTTTCTTCAAAGTTTTTAAACGCACTTGTCATTTGAACTCCCGAACATTCTTCAGTTCCCAGATAACAATATTTTTGACCGTTTTTACTGAACATAAATAAATCCGAATTAAATCCGAAAAGGAAATTTCTGTAAACCGTAGCACTATCTCCAATTTTATCAGCTTTCAAAAAATAAGTAGTTTCATTTTCTTTTATTTCTGATAAATAACTTAAAAGTGATTCTTTGGTTTCTACTTTTGGATTTTTAAAACCTACCAATGTTTTTATTGCACTTCCACAAGAAAATAAGGCTAGTAAGAATAAAATCAAGGCATAACTTTTAAAATCTTTAGAAAATTTAAATAACGGCATCGAGGTAATTATTTTATAAAACGTTCAAAACTTGTTCTTTAATTTTCTCCAATTCATCCTTCATCATCACCACCAATTTTTGCATTTCTGAATGATTGGATTTGGAACCCATTGTATTGATTTCACGACCGATTTCTTGCGTAATAAAACCTAATTTACGTCCGTTAGCTTCAATTCCGGCAATGGTTTCGATGAAATAATTCAGGTGATTTTCTAAGCGAACGCGTTCTTCGGTAATGTCATATTTTTCAAGATAGAAGATCAATTCTTGTTCAAAACGGTTTTCATCTACGTTAGCTTCCAATTCATCTAATGCGGTTCGCAAGCGGTTTTTAACGGTTTCAATTCGTTCAGTGTCCATGCTTACGGCTTGATTCATATACTTTCGAATGTTTTCGATTCGCATAATGAATTCATTTTCCAATGATTTTCCTTCATCCATACGAAAAGAGGCAATGTTTTTCATGGCATCATCCACTACTTTCAGAATTTCATTCCATTCATTTTCATCAATTTCATCGCGTTCTGTTTTTAAGGCATCCGGCATACGAACGGCCATTTTCATCAATTCGGTTTCGTCTGCATTCGGAATCACAGCTTTCATTTGATTGATGTATCCTCTAACAATTGGTACATTGATTTTGGAAGAAGTTTCTTCACCGGTTACTTCAATAAAAATTGAAAAATCGACTTTGCCTCGTTCCAACTTTTGCGAAATCACATTGCGTAAACCCAGCTCCATTTCACGATAAACAGAAGGCATTCGGACATTCAAATCCAAACCTTTGCTGTTTAACGACTTAACTTCTACGGTGATTTTTTTGGTTGAAAGTTGCTTAGACGCTTTTCCAAAACCAGTCATTGATTGTATCATAAATTGTAAAAAATGTTTTCAAAGATAATAAAAAGTGGTCAGTGTTCATTCGAAAAGTATTCAGTGTTTAGTTACTGCTAACTAACTTCTGATTATTGAACGCTCTTCTTCTGTGTTACCAAATAAACTCCCACAAATATTAAGATGGCCGAGCCGATTTTCACCCAACTCAAATCGTCTTTACCTAAACTGATGGCAAAAATAGTTGCAAATAACGGTTGAAGGTAAATAAAAACTGCAACCGTGGTAGGTTTTAATTCTCGCATGGAAACCAAATTCAACAAATAGGTTAAGAAGGTTGAAAAAACGACTACAAAACCAATTTTCCAATAAATATCAGTAGGAACTAATGACCAATTCACAGCATTAAATTCATTCCAACCAAATGGTAAAACCATCAAAAAACCAAAAGAATAAATCCATTTTACAAAAGTGAAAGCATTGTATTTATCCATTAATTTTTTAACGATGATGAGGTAAAAACCATACGATATGGCATTGATAAACACCAACAAATTACCAAGCATTTCATTGGGAGCATTAATCATTGATTTACCGTAAAGTATGAGCGAAACCGTTCCTGCCAAACCTAAAATGATGCCGAAAACTTTTCTTTTTAACATCCGTTCTTTCATAATTATGGCTGAAAGAATAAGCACAATCATGGGTGTTGTAACCATCAAAACTGCTCCCATGATGGGTGAAGTATAACTTAAGCCCTTAAAAAAAGTAAGCATGTTTAACGCCACTCCAAAAAAAGCGGCGGCAACAATTCGAGGGAAATCGGTTAGTGCTATTTTTTCTTTTGGTCCAAAAAAGGAAACCATCCAAAACAATAAAACAGAACCGCCAACACGAAGTAAAATGAAGCCAAAAGGTTCAATAAATTCGGGCATAACGTCTTTGGCAATGGTAAACGTAACACCATAAATAATGGACACCAACATGGCAGCCATTAATGCCCAATGTCTTTTACTCATTTGCTAAAAAATCGATGGCGGCTTGAACGGTTTTGGGACTGTTTCCGATATAAATAGTTTTATCGATTACAATTACCGGACGATTTAAGAACGTGTAATGTTCTAAAATGTATCGTTTGAAGTCAGATTCGGTGAGTTTTTCATCTTTTAGACCCATTTCTTTGTATAATTTAGCTCTTTTGCTAAAAAGGACTTCGTAATTTCCGGATAGTTGATGAAGCTCCTCTAATTGTTTAACGGTTATGGGTTCTTCTTTTATGTCTTGAAAGATAAAATCCTTTGTATTGGGAAGTGATTTGATGATTCTTTTGCAAGTATCACAGGTTTTGAGGTAGAAAATTTTACGCATCACACATTTTTTTGCAAAAGTAAGTACTTTTTGAATATTCTAAATCAATATCTTGAGGAGATGATAAGGTTTGTAATTACTAAAGTCTATAATAAAATCGATTTATATTTTGAGTAAATCAAAAATAGTAGTAATATTGCACTCTCTAAACCGGTCCTATAGCTCAGTTGGTTAGAGCACCTGACTCATAATCAGGTGGTCCCTGGTTCGAGCCCAGGTGGGACCACATTATTTAAAGCATTTACTAAAAAGTAGATGCTTTTTTGTTTTTATACTTTTATCTTACCCTAAAAAAAAATTAAAAATGTATAGTATTATATTCAAAATACATATATTTGTATATAATATTATACTTTATGAATACTAAAAAACAAAAAATATATCCAAAACATCAAAAAATACTCGATACATTAGGTGAGAATATCAAGCTTGCCAGAAAGAGAAGAAAGTTAACTGCTATTCAAGTTGCTGAACGGGCCGATGTATCAAGAATGACTCTTTATGAGATTGAAAAAGGAAATGCAAGAGTTGCAATTGGTGCTTACTTTAATGTTCTAAGAGTTCTTAATCTTGAAAATGATTTTTTAAAATTAGCTTCTGACGATGAACTCGGTAGAAAACTTCAAGATTTGGAACTTCTTTAATCTTAAAAAATGGCAGTAAATAAAACAGATATTTTGGTATATGCTCATTGGCTTGGAATGAATGAGCCTAAATTGATTGGTATTCTTTCAGCACATCAAGGCAAAGGAAGAAAGTCATTTAGTTTTGAGTATGATAAACTTTGGCTCAATTCTGAATCTCGATTCTTATTAGACCCAGACATACAATGGTTTACCGGACAGCAGTTTCCGAACCAAAAAGAAAACTTCGGAATTTTTCTCGATAGTATGCCCGATACTTGGGGACGTACCTTAATGAAAAGACGTGAAGCCCAAATTGCAAAAGAAGCGGGCAAACAAACACCAAACTTATATGATATTGATTATTTGTTAGGCGTGTATGATGAAAGCAGAATGGGAGCCTTGCGATTTAAGCTTGATATAGACGGCCCGTTTCTGGACGATGACAATACGCATCCGACACCGCCAATGTCTTCAATAAGAGAGCTACAACAAGCCGCAGAGCACATTGAAAGCGATAAAGATAATGATGAGATCAAAAAGTGGTTAGCTATTCTAATTGCACCGGGTTCTTCTTTAGGGGGAGCAAGACCAAAAGCAAACCTATTAGACGAAGGTGATTTGTGGATTGCAAAATTTCCTTCTCAAAATGATACAATAGACAAAGGAGCTTGGGAATATCTAACGTATAAACTTGCTATAAATGCCGGCATCAATATGGCAGAGTCAAAAATTGAAAAAATTAGCGGAAAGCATCACACTTTTTTTACGAAGCGATTTGATAGACAAAAAGGCGATCGAATTCATTTCTCATCAGCAATGACAATGACCGGGAATAATGAAGATACAATTAGGGATAATGCCCCAAGCTATTTAGATATTGCTGAATTCATACAATACAATGGTGCAAACATAACCGAAGACCTACATCAATTATGGAGGCGGATAGTATTTAATATTGCGGTCTCAAATACTGACGATCACTTGAGAAATCATGGTTTTTTGTTGACAGACAAAGGCTGGGTTTTATCTCCGGCTTATGATATCAATCCGTCAATTGACAAAAATGGATTAGCATTGAACATTGACATGGATAATAATGCGTTGGATTTTGAATTAGCAAAAAGTGTTGGAGAGTATTTTAAACTAGATAATAATGCAATGAATGTTATTATTGAAGAGGTTTTAAACTCTGTAAATGGTTGGAAAACCGTAGCAAATAAAATTGGGATTTCAAGAGTTGAACAGGAGTTGATGAAAGAGGCATTTAAATAAATTCATTCAAACGAATTATAAATTCTACATCAACAACAAACCAAAACAAAACATTTTACGTTAATATAATTTTGAAATTAAGTAACTTATCAAAAAAAATGTACTTTTGGCGATGATTTATGAATTTTGAAGATTAAGTTAAAAAAAAGAGTAACTTAGTTTTCGTTTTATAGAGATTTTTACTTTATTTGTCAAAATATTTTGTTAAAGAAAAAATTTATTTACATTTACACCCTATGAGAATTGTTCCAAATAAGTTTTTAATTGTCCTTTTAGGATACTTTATTATAGGAATGGTTTCGTCAACATTGCATGCTGCAAATTTAGCTGTTGTTCAAAACCCTCCACCACCAACACCACCTCCACCGGGTTTACCGATTGATGGAGGAGTTGTCCTTTTGTTACTAATAGGTTTAGTGTTTGCTTTTTACAAATACAACCTTAATCAAAACATAAAAAAAACGCTGAAATAATTCAGCGTTTTTTATCTATTTTATTTTCTGAGCTCGTTCAATCGAGAAACATATTTCCCAATTACATCAAATTCTAAATTAATAACAGTGCCTTCTTTTATGGAATGAAAGTTCGTATGTTCATACGTATAAGGAATAATTGCAACACTAAATTCATTTAATTTAGAATTCACAACTGTCAGACTCACACCATTTACAGTAATTGAACCTTTTTCGATAGTTATATTGTTCAAAGTAACATCATATTTAAAAGTATAATACCAACTTCCATTTGCTTCTTTAACATCAACACAAGTTCCGATTTGATCCACATGACCTTGAACAATATGGCCATCAAGCCGATCTCCCAATTTCATTGCTCTTTCTAAATTAACAGCATCTCCTTCTTTCCAAGTACCTAAATTCGTTTTGTCAAGTGTTTCTTTAATGGCCGTAACGGTGTAATTGTCATTTTCAATAGCCACAACAGTTAAACAAACGCCATTATGAGCAACGCTTTGATCAATTTTTAATTCGGAAGTAATGCTGGAAGTAATTGTAAAATGAACATTCTCTTGCTCTTTTTCAATCGATTTTATTCTTCCGAGAGTTTCTATAATACCGGTAAACATTTGTAGTTTTATTTTTGTAAATTTGCACTTCAAAATTAGCAATAAATTACGTCTTGTCATGGTTAAAAAAGCAGAAAATATTCTTGTGGGAATTTCAATCGGAGATTTAAACGGAATTGGAAGCGAAGTCGTTCTCAAAACATTTGAAGATTCCAGAATGTTAGAACTTTGCACACCGGTTATTTTTGCTAATGTTAAAATGTTGTCTTTTCTTAAAAAAAGTTTTGAATCAACAACAACTCTTCACGGAATTGACAATTTAGACCAGATCATCCCCGGCAAAATAAATGTTTTTAATCTTTGGAAAGAAAGTTTTAATTTGGAATATGGTGTTGCGAATGATATTGTTGGGAGTTATGCTGTTAAATCGTTTGTTGCCGCTACAAAAGCATTAAAAGAAGGTGTTGTTGATGTTTTAGTTACGGCACCAATCAATAAATATAACATTCAGTCAGAAGATTTTAAATTTCCGGGTCATACCGATTATTTAAACCAGGAATTAGAAGGCGATGCTTTAATGTTAATGGTAAATGATTCGTTGCGAATTGGATTGTTAACCGATCATATTCCGGTCACAGAAGTTTCTAAGCATTTGACCGAAAAATTAATCAAGAAAAAAATTGAAACTGTAAAGAAAACATTAATCCAAGATTTTAAGATTGGAAAACCCAAAATCGCTGTGTTAGGATTAAATCCGCATTGTGGTGATAATGGTGTAATTGGTAAAGAAGACGATGAGATTATTCGTCCAACCATCAAAAAAATGTTTGACTCCGGAACTTTCGTTTTTGGTCCGTATGCTGCGGATAGTTTCTTCGGAAATAAATCGCACGAAAAATTTGATGCCGTTATTGCTTGTTACCACGACCAAGGGTTAATTCCGTTTAAAACATTATCGTTTGGAAATGGTGTAAATTATACCGCCGGATTAAACAAAATCAGAACGTCACCCGATCACGGAACCGCATTTGAAATTGCCGGAAAAAATCAAGCCGATTTTAATTCGTTCAAAGAAGCGGTTTATTTAGCAATCGACATTTATAATTCCAGAGTTGAATACAACCAAATTACTGAAAAACCCCTGAAAACAAAGGAAAAACAGTTTTAAACAAAAAAATGTTCATAACTGTCTTGCATTTGCGATAATTTTATATCTTTGCAAACCGAATTTTTGGGACAAATTGCTGTTGAGATGAAAGTATCTAATGAATATTTAATCCCATTTATAGGATTAAAGCTAGGAAAACATCAATTTGACTATCAAATAGATAAAACGTTCTTTGATCGCTTCGAATACGATGAATTTGAAAGTTGTAATGTAAAAGTAGATGTTGTTTTAGATAAAAAATCAACAATGCTCGAGTTACATTTTAAACATAAAGGAACTGTTCATGTGCCTTGTGATTTAACCGGAGAGCCATTTGATTTGCCAATAAAAGGTAAAATTAATGTGGTAGTTCAGTTTGGTGATGCTTTTAACAATGAAAATGAAGAATTGCTCATCCTTCCGCACGGCGAACACCAAGTGGATGTGTCACAGTATATTTATGAAATGATTGTGCTTTCAATTCCATTAAAAAGAATTCATCCCGGTGTAAAAGACGGAACATTGAAATCCGAAGCAATCGAAAAATTACAAGAACTGACAGTCAAAGCGAAGAAAGAAGAAACAAAAAGTGAAGAAACTGATCCTAGATGGGATCAATTAAAAAAACTATTAACGGATAAATAATATAGTAAAATGGCACATCCAAAGAGAAAAACCTCGAAAACCAGAAGAGACAAAAGAAGAACTCATTATAAAGCAACTGCAGCTCAAATTGCAACTTGCCCAATTACAGGTGAGGCACATTTATACCACAGAGCGTATTGGCATGAAGGTAAAATGTACTACCGTGGACAAGTAGTAATCGACAAAACTGAAGCTGTTGCTTAGTACTTTCTTATCGTATATAGATAAACTCTCACCTCGTGGGAGTTTTTTTGTTATACCACTATTTTAACATAAATAAGCCATCTCAAAATAATCAAGTTTAGATTTTTTTTTGTAATTTCCACCTCTTTTATCCTTTATGGGAAAAGAAAAACAATCAAACCCTATGAGTAAAACAACAGCCGCCATAACCGCAGTGGGTGCTTATGTTCCAGACTTTGTATTATCTAACCAAGTGCTTGAAACCCTTGTGGATACAAATGACGAATGGATTACATCCAGAACCGGAATAAAGGAAAGAAGATTATTAAAAGAAGAAGGAAAAGGCACTTCCTATTTAGCAATCAAAGCTGCCCAAAATTTAATTGAAAAAAGCAACATCAATCCGGAAGAGATTGATATGGTCATCGTAGCAACCGCTACACCCGATATGCTCGTAGCCTCAACCGGCGTTTATGTAGCTACGCAAATTGGAGCTGTTAATGCTTTTGCGTATGATTTGCAAGCAGCTTGTTCCAGTTTTCTTTTCGGAATGTCAACTGCCGCAGCCTACATTGAATCAGGCAGATATAAAAAAGTACTTTTAATTGGAGCAGACAAAATGTCTTCCATCATAGATTATACCGACCGTGCAACCTGCATTATCTTTGGAGATGGTGCAGGTGCTGTTCTTTTTGAGCCTAACCATGAAGGTCTTGGTCTTCAAGATGAGTTCTTGCGAAGCGATGGAATCGGACGTGAATTTCTAAAAATTGATGCCGGCGGATCTATTCTTCCTCCATCTGAAGAAACAGTGAAAAACAGACAACATTTTGTTTTTCAAGATGGTAAAACCGTATTTAAATATGCCGTTTCCGGAATGGCCGATGTGAGTGAAAAAATCATGCAACGCAATAACCTTACACAAGATGATGTAGATTGGTTAGTTGCACATCAAGCGAATAAACGAATCATCGATGCCACCTCAAGCCGAATGGGAGTTGATGACAGCAAAGTATTAATCAACATTGAAAAATACGGAAATACTACTTCGGCAACATTACCCTTATTATTAAGCGATTTTGAACATAAATTCAAAAAAGGAGACAACCTTATTTTTGCCGCTTTTGGTGGCGGATTTACTTGGGGTTCTATCTTTTTAAAATGGGCATACGATAAAAAATAAAAACTAAACTAAACTAAAAATATCATGGATATTAAAGAAATTCAAAACCTAATTAAATTTGTGGCCAAATCAGGAGCTACCGAAGTAAAATTAGAAATGGACGATTTTAAAATCACCATCAAAACAACAGAAGCAGGTGCTGCAGAAGCATCTTATTTTCAAAATTATCCAAATGCTCAACCTATGCAAATGGTTCCGCAACAACAACAGCAACCACAAGCTCCGGTTCAAGCAGCTCCAGTTGTACCCGTTGCTGTAGAAGCTGATGAAAACTCGAAATATGTAGTGATAAAATCGCCAATGATTGGAACATTATACAGAAAACCGGCTCCGGACAAAGCTCCGTTTGTAGAAGTGGGTGCAACAATTTCAAAGGGTGATCCGGTTTGTGTGATTGAAGCTATGAAATTATTCAATGAAATTGAAGCTGAAATTTCAGGTAAAATCGTGAAGATTTTAGTGGATGATATGTCTCCAGTTGAATTTGACCAACCTTTATTCTTAGTAGATCCATCTTAATTTTAGATTTTTAGATTTTCGGATAATTAGACTAGTAAATGTCTAATGTCTGAAAATCCAACAATCCAATTATCTAATAATCTAAATTAAAAAAAGATGTTTAAAAAAATATTAATTGCCAATCGTGGAGAAATTGCACTTCGTGTGATTAGAACCTGTAAAGAAATGGGCATTAAAACCGTTGCGGTATATTCTACTGCCGACGCTGAAAGTCTTCACGTAAAATTTGCTGATGAAGCTGTTTGTATCGGTCCGCCACCAAGTAATCTGTCATATTTAAAAATGTCAAATATTATTGCGGCGGCTGAAATTACGAATGCTGATGCAATTCATCCGGGTTACGGATTTTTGTCTGAGAATGCAAAATTTTCGAAAATATGTCAGGAACACGGTATCAAATTTATTGGTGCTTCGCCTGAAATGATTGATAGAATGGGTGATAAAGCATCCGCGAAAGCGACTATGAAAGCTGCCGGAGTTCCTTGTGTTCCCGGTTCGGATGGGTTGTTGGAAAGCTACGAACAAGCCGAAAAAATCGCCAAAGAAATGGGTTATCCTGTGATGTTGAAAGCGACGGCCGGTGGTGGTGGAAAAGGAATGCGTGCCGTTTGGAAAAAAGATGAACTGTTGAAAGCTTGGGAAAGTGCTCGTCAAGAATCTGCGGCGGCATTTGGAAATGATGGAATGTATATGGAGAAGTTGATTGAAGAACCTCGCCATATTGAAATACAAGTTGTGGGTGATGCGTACGGAAAAGCGTGTCATTTATCAGAAAGAGATTGTTCGGTGCAACGTCGTCATCAAAAATTGACGGAAGAAACTCCGTCTCCGTTTATGACGGATGAATTACGCCACAAGATGGGTGAAGCGGCAGTAAAAGCGGCTGAATTTATTAAGTATGAAGGAGCGGGAACGGTAGAGTTTTTGGTGGATAAACACCGTAACTTCTACTTTATGGAGATGAACACGCGAATTCAAGTAGAGCATCCTATTACTGAACAAGTGGTGGATTATGATTTGATTCGTGAGCAGATATTAGTGGCTGCAGGTGTGCCAATTTCAGGTAAAAACTATTTGCCGCAATTGCACTCGATTGAATGTAGAATTAATGCGGAAGATCCTTATAATGATTTCCGTCCGTCACCGGGGAAGATTACGGTTCTTCACGCACCGGGTGGACAT
Coding sequences within it:
- a CDS encoding YicC/YloC family endoribonuclease, producing MIQSMTGFGKASKQLSTKKITVEVKSLNSKGLDLNVRMPSVYREMELGLRNVISQKLERGKVDFSIFIEVTGEETSSKINVPIVRGYINQMKAVIPNADETELMKMAVRMPDALKTERDEIDENEWNEILKVVDDAMKNIASFRMDEGKSLENEFIMRIENIRKYMNQAVSMDTERIETVKNRLRTALDELEANVDENRFEQELIFYLEKYDITEERVRLENHLNYFIETIAGIEANGRKLGFITQEIGREINTMGSKSNHSEMQKLVVMMKDELEKIKEQVLNVL
- a CDS encoding DMT family transporter, with the protein product MSKRHWALMAAMLVSIIYGVTFTIAKDVMPEFIEPFGFILLRVGGSVLLFWMVSFFGPKEKIALTDFPRIVAAAFFGVALNMLTFFKGLSYTSPIMGAVLMVTTPMIVLILSAIIMKERMLKRKVFGIILGLAGTVSLILYGKSMINAPNEMLGNLLVFINAISYGFYLIIVKKLMDKYNAFTFVKWIYSFGFLMVLPFGWNEFNAVNWSLVPTDIYWKIGFVVVFSTFLTYLLNLVSMRELKPTTVAVFIYLQPLFATIFAISLGKDDLSWVKIGSAILIFVGVYLVTQKKSVQ
- a CDS encoding arsenate reductase family protein, translated to MRKIFYLKTCDTCKRIIKSLPNTKDFIFQDIKEEPITVKQLEELHQLSGNYEVLFSKRAKLYKEMGLKDEKLTESDFKRYILEHYTFLNRPVIVIDKTIYIGNSPKTVQAAIDFLANE
- a CDS encoding helix-turn-helix domain-containing protein produces the protein MNTKKQKIYPKHQKILDTLGENIKLARKRRKLTAIQVAERADVSRMTLYEIEKGNARVAIGAYFNVLRVLNLENDFLKLASDDELGRKLQDLELL
- a CDS encoding type II toxin-antitoxin system HipA family toxin; this encodes MAVNKTDILVYAHWLGMNEPKLIGILSAHQGKGRKSFSFEYDKLWLNSESRFLLDPDIQWFTGQQFPNQKENFGIFLDSMPDTWGRTLMKRREAQIAKEAGKQTPNLYDIDYLLGVYDESRMGALRFKLDIDGPFLDDDNTHPTPPMSSIRELQQAAEHIESDKDNDEIKKWLAILIAPGSSLGGARPKANLLDEGDLWIAKFPSQNDTIDKGAWEYLTYKLAINAGINMAESKIEKISGKHHTFFTKRFDRQKGDRIHFSSAMTMTGNNEDTIRDNAPSYLDIAEFIQYNGANITEDLHQLWRRIVFNIAVSNTDDHLRNHGFLLTDKGWVLSPAYDINPSIDKNGLALNIDMDNNALDFELAKSVGEYFKLDNNAMNVIIEEVLNSVNGWKTVANKIGISRVEQELMKEAFK
- a CDS encoding PID-CTERM protein-sorting domain-containing protein, encoding MRIVPNKFLIVLLGYFIIGMVSSTLHAANLAVVQNPPPPTPPPPGLPIDGGVVLLLLIGLVFAFYKYNLNQNIKKTLK
- a CDS encoding riboflavin synthase is translated as MFTGIIETLGRIKSIEKEQENVHFTITSSITSELKIDQSVAHNGVCLTVVAIENDNYTVTAIKETLDKTNLGTWKEGDAVNLERAMKLGDRLDGHIVQGHVDQIGTCVDVKEANGSWYYTFKYDVTLNNITIEKGSITVNGVSLTVVNSKLNEFSVAIIPYTYEHTNFHSIKEGTVINLEFDVIGKYVSRLNELRK
- the pdxA gene encoding 4-hydroxythreonine-4-phosphate dehydrogenase PdxA; this encodes MVKKAENILVGISIGDLNGIGSEVVLKTFEDSRMLELCTPVIFANVKMLSFLKKSFESTTTLHGIDNLDQIIPGKINVFNLWKESFNLEYGVANDIVGSYAVKSFVAATKALKEGVVDVLVTAPINKYNIQSEDFKFPGHTDYLNQELEGDALMLMVNDSLRIGLLTDHIPVTEVSKHLTEKLIKKKIETVKKTLIQDFKIGKPKIAVLGLNPHCGDNGVIGKEDDEIIRPTIKKMFDSGTFVFGPYAADSFFGNKSHEKFDAVIACYHDQGLIPFKTLSFGNGVNYTAGLNKIRTSPDHGTAFEIAGKNQADFNSFKEAVYLAIDIYNSRVEYNQITEKPLKTKEKQF
- a CDS encoding YceD family protein; this translates as MKVSNEYLIPFIGLKLGKHQFDYQIDKTFFDRFEYDEFESCNVKVDVVLDKKSTMLELHFKHKGTVHVPCDLTGEPFDLPIKGKINVVVQFGDAFNNENEELLILPHGEHQVDVSQYIYEMIVLSIPLKRIHPGVKDGTLKSEAIEKLQELTVKAKKEETKSEETDPRWDQLKKLLTDK
- the rpmF gene encoding 50S ribosomal protein L32, giving the protein MAHPKRKTSKTRRDKRRTHYKATAAQIATCPITGEAHLYHRAYWHEGKMYYRGQVVIDKTEAVA
- a CDS encoding beta-ketoacyl-ACP synthase III produces the protein MSKTTAAITAVGAYVPDFVLSNQVLETLVDTNDEWITSRTGIKERRLLKEEGKGTSYLAIKAAQNLIEKSNINPEEIDMVIVATATPDMLVASTGVYVATQIGAVNAFAYDLQAACSSFLFGMSTAAAYIESGRYKKVLLIGADKMSSIIDYTDRATCIIFGDGAGAVLFEPNHEGLGLQDEFLRSDGIGREFLKIDAGGSILPPSEETVKNRQHFVFQDGKTVFKYAVSGMADVSEKIMQRNNLTQDDVDWLVAHQANKRIIDATSSRMGVDDSKVLINIEKYGNTTSATLPLLLSDFEHKFKKGDNLIFAAFGGGFTWGSIFLKWAYDKK
- the accB gene encoding acetyl-CoA carboxylase biotin carboxyl carrier protein; the encoded protein is MDIKEIQNLIKFVAKSGATEVKLEMDDFKITIKTTEAGAAEASYFQNYPNAQPMQMVPQQQQQPQAPVQAAPVVPVAVEADENSKYVVIKSPMIGTLYRKPAPDKAPFVEVGATISKGDPVCVIEAMKLFNEIEAEISGKIVKILVDDMSPVEFDQPLFLVDPS
- the accC gene encoding acetyl-CoA carboxylase biotin carboxylase subunit, giving the protein MFKKILIANRGEIALRVIRTCKEMGIKTVAVYSTADAESLHVKFADEAVCIGPPPSNLSYLKMSNIIAAAEITNADAIHPGYGFLSENAKFSKICQEHGIKFIGASPEMIDRMGDKASAKATMKAAGVPCVPGSDGLLESYEQAEKIAKEMGYPVMLKATAGGGGKGMRAVWKKDELLKAWESARQESAAAFGNDGMYMEKLIEEPRHIEIQVVGDAYGKACHLSERDCSVQRRHQKLTEETPSPFMTDELRHKMGEAAVKAAEFIKYEGAGTVEFLVDKHRNFYFMEMNTRIQVEHPITEQVVDYDLIREQILVAAGVPISGKNYLPQLHSIECRINAEDPYNDFRPSPGKITVLHAPGGHGVRLDTHVYAGYTIPPNYDSMIAKLITTAQTREEAISKMKRALDEFYIEGIKTTIPFHRQLMDEPDYVAGNYTTKFMESFKMNDPE